A window from Bacteroidota bacterium encodes these proteins:
- a CDS encoding iron-sulfur cluster repair di-iron protein, which produces MFLNSNKISEHSFVSEIVKQDYRTAEVFRRHDIEYCCGAKWSLDNICMMKGIDVNVLKDELEKATRNIQVSNNLNFDEWPVDFLADYIVNVHHSYMKHSMPEIKTMLKGFVEEHIQKYPNLAELEISFNQLYKEVFPHMKQEEEILFPYIKQIYHAFTTKESYASLLVRTLRKPVEEVMDKEHESAMKHLRKFRTLTNDYTAPTNACVSHRVSFAKLRELDNDLTQHIHLESNILFPKAIAIEKELLKNKV; this is translated from the coding sequence ATGTTTTTAAACAGTAACAAGATAAGTGAACATTCCTTTGTATCGGAAATTGTAAAACAGGATTACCGTACTGCTGAAGTATTCCGCCGGCACGATATTGAATATTGCTGTGGTGCCAAATGGTCATTGGACAACATTTGTATGATGAAGGGAATTGATGTAAATGTGCTGAAAGATGAACTGGAAAAAGCTACCCGGAATATACAAGTGTCCAACAATCTTAATTTTGATGAATGGCCTGTTGATTTCCTGGCAGATTATATTGTCAATGTCCACCACAGTTATATGAAACATTCCATGCCTGAAATAAAAACTATGTTGAAAGGTTTTGTAGAAGAGCATATACAAAAATATCCCAACCTCGCTGAACTGGAAATTTCATTTAACCAATTATATAAAGAAGTATTTCCGCATATGAAGCAGGAAGAAGAGATACTCTTTCCTTATATTAAACAGATCTATCATGCCTTCACTACCAAAGAATCGTATGCAAGTCTGCTTGTACGTACATTACGTAAACCCGTGGAAGAGGTAATGGATAAAGAGCATGAATCTGCAATGAAACATTTGCGTAAGTTCAGGACGCTAACCAATGATTATACAGCCCCTACCAATGCATGTGTAAGTCATAGGGTAAGTTTTGCAAAACTGCGTGAGCTGGATAATGATCTTACTCAGCATATTCACCTGGAGAGTAATATTCTTTTTCCAAAAGCAATAGCAATTGAAAAAGAGCTTTTGAAAAATAAAGTGTAG
- a CDS encoding Rrf2 family transcriptional regulator: MVLSKSFGYALRSILYMAAVQEEKKHIQLQEIAAQLDVPRHFLGKVMKRLSKQGIIDSTKGHAGGYALNENTLSTPVMAIVMLIEGEELFNTCVIGFKKCNEHNPCPLHHKVVATKNEMIEVFNKTKISDLLKDDKPAFIRSLVTA, encoded by the coding sequence ATGGTTTTGTCAAAATCATTCGGGTATGCATTGCGTAGCATATTATATATGGCAGCTGTGCAAGAAGAAAAAAAACATATCCAGTTGCAGGAAATAGCTGCGCAACTGGATGTGCCACGCCATTTTTTAGGTAAGGTGATGAAGCGGCTATCCAAACAAGGCATTATTGACTCTACAAAAGGACATGCAGGTGGCTATGCTTTAAATGAGAATACCCTGTCGACCCCGGTAATGGCAATTGTTATGCTGATAGAAGGTGAGGAACTATTTAATACTTGTGTAATTGGTTTTAAAAAATGTAATGAACATAATCCATGTCCGCTGCATCACAAGGTAGTGGCCACCAAAAACGAGATGATAGAAGTATTTAATAAAACCAAAATCAGTGATCTACTGAAAGATGATAAACCGGCATTTATACGAAGCCTGGTGACAGCTTAA
- a CDS encoding cytochrome c, giving the protein MKASKIFITALLTCSTILFIACGGGVQKEEPVDITKLTDEKAETHGTEVKESDITLSNPLNAEWVSAGKGFYELKCQSCHRLTEEKLVGPGWKNVTQRRKPVWIMNMITNVEMMLEKDAEAQKLLELCMVRMPNQNLTQEEARKVIEFMRNNDGEK; this is encoded by the coding sequence ATGAAAGCTTCGAAAATTTTTATCACTGCGCTGCTTACTTGCAGCACAATTTTATTTATTGCCTGCGGTGGTGGTGTGCAAAAAGAAGAACCTGTAGACATTACAAAACTTACTGATGAAAAAGCTGAGACTCATGGAACAGAAGTGAAAGAGTCCGACATCACTTTGTCTAATCCTTTAAATGCGGAATGGGTTTCAGCCGGTAAAGGGTTTTATGAACTGAAATGCCAGAGCTGTCACCGCCTGACTGAAGAAAAATTAGTTGGACCAGGCTGGAAGAATGTAACTCAAAGAAGAAAACCTGTTTGGATCATGAATATGATCACCAACGTGGAAATGATGCTGGAAAAAGATGCAGAAGCGCAAAAACTACTGGAGTTGTGTATGGTTCGTATGCCTAACCAGAATTTAACACAGGAAGAAGCAAGAAAGGTAATTGAGTTTATGCGTAATAATGATGGGGAGAAATAA
- the nosZ gene encoding Sec-dependent nitrous-oxide reductase → MKPLFKISLVLALIGLISMQGCTPKGTKASAGGDAAKAYVAPGKYDEFYNFVSGGFSGQMSVYGLPSGRLFRVIPVFSVDPEKGWGYSEETKPMLNTSHGFIPWDDLHHIALSVTDGTHDGRWVFGNANNTPRIARIDLKTFRTAEIIEIPNSAGNHSSPFITENSEYVVAGTRFSVPIGDNQDVPINTYKQNFKGTVSFIGVDKTSGNMSIAFQILTPGINFDLARAGKGKSHDWMFFSCYNSEKANTLLEVNASQKDKDFIMCVNWKKAEEYAKAGKGTKKSVRYAHNKWDEAKHMATSTMENEVVVLDPKDCPDMVYFMPCPKSPHGCDTDPTGEYIVGSGKLAAVIPVFSFTKIQAAIAAKNYDGEFDGIPVLKYEAVLHGEVQKPGLGPLHTEFDGNGFAYTSFFVSSEIVKWNIKDLKVVDRVPTYYSIGHLCVPGGPTKKPWGKYVIAYNKITKDRYLPTGPELTQSAQLYDISGDKMKLILDFPTIGEPHYAEAIPASLIMKNSTKIFKIEDNANPWVAKGDNFARVERKGNEVHVYMTSIRSHFTPDNIEGVKLGEVVYFHVTNLEQDWDIPHGFAVKGAANAELLIMPGETQTLAWKPEKVGVYPMYCTDFCSALHQEMQGYIRVSPAGANVPLTFSTGKTEPTPAATTTEKK, encoded by the coding sequence ATGAAACCGCTTTTTAAAATTTCACTGGTGCTTGCACTGATCGGACTTATATCCATGCAGGGCTGTACACCAAAGGGCACGAAGGCTTCTGCTGGCGGTGACGCAGCAAAAGCTTATGTAGCTCCCGGTAAATACGATGAGTTTTACAATTTTGTATCGGGAGGTTTTAGTGGACAGATGAGTGTGTATGGATTGCCTTCGGGTCGTTTGTTCCGTGTTATTCCTGTTTTCTCTGTTGATCCGGAGAAGGGATGGGGATACAGTGAAGAAACTAAACCAATGCTGAATACTTCGCATGGGTTTATTCCATGGGATGATCTTCACCATATCGCATTGTCTGTTACAGATGGTACACATGATGGCCGCTGGGTATTTGGAAATGCTAACAATACTCCGCGTATTGCCCGTATTGATTTAAAAACATTCCGCACAGCAGAGATCATTGAGATCCCCAACAGTGCTGGTAATCACTCTTCACCTTTTATTACTGAAAACTCAGAGTATGTTGTAGCAGGAACACGTTTCAGCGTACCAATTGGTGATAACCAGGATGTACCTATTAATACCTACAAACAAAACTTCAAAGGAACTGTAAGTTTTATTGGTGTTGATAAAACGTCCGGTAATATGAGTATTGCTTTCCAGATACTCACACCCGGTATCAACTTTGACCTGGCCCGTGCAGGTAAAGGCAAATCACATGATTGGATGTTCTTTAGTTGTTATAATTCAGAAAAAGCAAATACGCTACTTGAAGTAAACGCTTCACAAAAGGACAAAGACTTTATAATGTGTGTGAATTGGAAGAAAGCAGAAGAATATGCCAAAGCAGGAAAAGGAACAAAGAAATCAGTAAGGTATGCACATAATAAATGGGATGAAGCAAAACATATGGCAACTTCAACAATGGAGAATGAGGTTGTTGTACTGGATCCTAAAGATTGCCCCGATATGGTTTACTTTATGCCTTGTCCTAAATCTCCGCATGGTTGTGATACCGATCCAACCGGTGAATATATTGTTGGTAGCGGTAAACTCGCTGCAGTAATTCCTGTTTTCTCATTTACAAAAATTCAAGCTGCAATCGCCGCTAAAAATTATGATGGTGAATTTGATGGTATTCCTGTTTTAAAATACGAAGCCGTATTACATGGTGAAGTACAGAAACCAGGCCTCGGACCATTGCATACCGAGTTTGATGGAAACGGGTTTGCTTATACTTCATTCTTTGTTTCATCTGAAATAGTGAAATGGAATATCAAAGATTTAAAAGTTGTTGACCGTGTGCCTACTTATTATTCTATTGGTCACTTGTGTGTACCGGGCGGTCCAACTAAAAAGCCCTGGGGTAAATATGTGATCGCTTATAATAAAATTACAAAGGACCGTTACCTGCCAACAGGACCTGAATTAACACAGAGTGCACAGCTCTATGATATCAGTGGCGATAAAATGAAACTTATTCTTGACTTCCCAACAATTGGTGAACCTCACTATGCTGAAGCAATTCCTGCAAGTTTGATCATGAAGAATTCAACTAAGATCTTTAAAATAGAAGACAATGCAAACCCATGGGTAGCTAAAGGCGACAATTTTGCAAGAGTAGAAAGAAAAGGAAATGAAGTGCATGTATATATGACATCAATCCGTTCACATTTTACTCCTGATAATATTGAAGGAGTGAAACTGGGAGAAGTTGTTTACTTCCATGTTACTAATCTTGAGCAGGATTGGGATATACCACATGGCTTTGCTGTAAAAGGTGCTGCCAATGCAGAATTATTAATTATGCCGGGTGAAACTCAAACACTGGCATGGAAGCCTGAGAAAGTTGGTGTGTACCCGATGTATTGTACTGACTTCTGTAGTGCACTGCACCAGGAAATGCAGGGATATATAAGAGTAAGCCCTGCCGGAGCTAATGTGCCATTAACATTCAGCACAGGTAAAACTGAACCAACACCTGCAGCAACAACAACCGAGAAAAAATAA
- a CDS encoding fasciclin domain-containing protein, with translation MRRIINLLTAVLLFVFISCNNKPANEATATTDATAQPEGGQAAVQDDVSMKDVVKIAVGSKDHTTLVAALKQAELVDVLANPGPFTVFAPTNAAFDKLPAGTVDGLMKDDKKADLQNILQYHVTTSSLKADFFKDGMTIGMVNGGNITVSIKDGKVMLNNSATIVASVQGSNGMVHVIDGVLLPK, from the coding sequence ATGAGAAGAATAATAAATCTATTGACCGCTGTTTTGTTGTTCGTTTTTATTTCTTGCAACAATAAACCAGCTAATGAAGCAACTGCAACAACTGATGCAACTGCACAACCCGAGGGTGGGCAAGCAGCCGTACAGGATGATGTTTCAATGAAAGATGTTGTGAAAATAGCTGTGGGCTCAAAGGATCATACCACATTAGTTGCTGCATTAAAGCAGGCTGAATTGGTAGATGTATTGGCAAACCCTGGTCCTTTTACCGTGTTTGCACCAACCAATGCAGCTTTTGATAAACTGCCTGCAGGTACTGTGGATGGTTTGATGAAAGATGATAAGAAAGCCGACCTGCAGAATATTTTACAGTATCATGTTACTACCTCATCATTGAAGGCAGATTTCTTTAAAGATGGAATGACGATCGGTATGGTGAATGGCGGAAACATTACTGTAAGTATAAAAGATGGAAAAGTGATGTTGAATAATTCAGCAACAATTGTTGCATCTGTCCAGGGATCAAATGGTATGGTGCATGTGATTGATGGAGTGTTGCTGCCGAAATAA
- the nosD gene encoding nitrous oxide reductase family maturation protein NosD, which translates to MKFLLIILLLNISATVSGRTIIVGANEPVKTLKQAIAVAKDNDTIRLSPGIYKEGNIILTKSLTLIGDNAILDGVSQFEILTVSGKNIVIKGIQFQNSGYSSMNDYAALKVIDASYIVIEGNKFLNSYFAIHLNNSTFCTVRNNRIAGSPKTEQTTGNGIHLWKCNNALIEANFITGHRDGIYFEFVSHSTIQKNISQENIRYGLHFMYSNDDVYLSNTFHDNGAGVAVMYSKKVTMQFNHFEQNWGASAYGLLLKDISDSYISNNTFYKNTVALHMEGTSRIEVEKNIFKENGWAMKVQASCDNNNFHHNNYFGNTFDIATNGTMVLNKFYNNYWDKYDGYDLNKDGFGDVPYHPVNMYSMIVEENPNALILLRSFTVQLLDKAEKAIPSLTPENLIDTQPTIKPNKL; encoded by the coding sequence ATGAAGTTTTTGCTCATCATATTGCTATTGAACATTTCTGCAACTGTATCGGGCCGCACAATTATTGTTGGCGCTAACGAACCTGTAAAAACACTGAAGCAGGCGATTGCTGTTGCAAAGGACAATGATACTATCAGGTTGTCACCTGGTATTTATAAAGAAGGAAATATTATTCTTACGAAATCCCTCACACTTATTGGCGATAATGCTATTCTCGACGGGGTAAGCCAGTTCGAGATACTTACCGTAAGTGGAAAGAATATTGTTATCAAAGGAATTCAGTTTCAGAATTCCGGTTATTCTTCTATGAATGATTATGCGGCTTTGAAAGTTATAGATGCCAGTTATATTGTAATTGAAGGAAATAAATTTCTCAATTCCTATTTTGCCATTCATCTTAATAATTCAACTTTTTGTACGGTTCGGAATAACCGGATCGCCGGATCACCTAAAACAGAACAAACAACAGGTAATGGTATCCATCTTTGGAAGTGTAATAATGCTTTGATCGAAGCTAATTTCATCACCGGCCACAGGGATGGTATCTATTTTGAATTTGTTAGCCACTCAACGATCCAAAAAAACATAAGCCAGGAAAATATCCGATATGGGTTGCATTTCATGTATTCAAATGATGATGTATACCTCAGCAACACATTTCATGATAATGGCGCAGGTGTGGCAGTGATGTATTCCAAAAAAGTGACCATGCAGTTCAATCATTTTGAGCAGAATTGGGGGGCTTCTGCGTATGGCCTTTTATTAAAGGATATTTCTGACAGCTATATAAGCAATAATACTTTTTATAAAAACACAGTGGCACTGCATATGGAGGGAACCAGCCGTATCGAAGTGGAGAAAAACATTTTTAAGGAAAATGGATGGGCTATGAAAGTGCAGGCAAGTTGTGATAATAATAATTTTCATCATAATAATTATTTCGGGAACACTTTCGATATAGCTACAAACGGCACTATGGTGTTAAATAAATTTTACAATAACTACTGGGATAAATATGATGGGTATGATCTGAACAAAGATGGATTTGGTGATGTGCCTTATCATCCAGTAAATATGTATTCAATGATCGTGGAAGAGAATCCGAATGCATTGATACTGCTCAGAAGTTTCACTGTTCAGTTGCTGGATAAAGCTGAAAAAGCAATACCGAGTTTAACTCCTGAAAATTTAATTGATACGCAACCAACGATAAAACCCAACAAGCTATGA
- a CDS encoding ABC transporter ATP-binding protein → MIRIENISKKFKRLQALDRVNVEFHKGQVVSLIGPNGSGKTTLIKCILGMVRPNSGRISVNNEYIGEDPRYKNDIGYMPQIGRYPDNMKVGQLFEMLENIRNQSADHLDKELIHQFHLTTIFEKPMRTLSGGTRQKVSAAVAFLFNPGILILDEPTAGLDPLASEILKEKILKEKRKGKLILITSHILSDLEELTTHIMYMQDGKMEFVKDMQTLREETGELRLSKAIAKIMKGESLGTTWIEKILNPGK, encoded by the coding sequence ATGATCCGGATTGAAAACATAAGCAAAAAATTTAAACGGTTACAGGCACTCGATAGGGTCAATGTCGAGTTTCATAAAGGCCAGGTGGTTTCATTGATTGGCCCTAATGGTTCTGGGAAAACAACATTGATCAAATGCATTCTCGGAATGGTGAGACCAAACAGCGGACGCATTTCAGTGAACAATGAATATATCGGAGAAGACCCCCGTTACAAAAATGATATTGGTTATATGCCACAGATCGGCCGCTATCCTGATAATATGAAAGTGGGTCAGTTGTTTGAAATGCTTGAAAATATACGCAATCAATCCGCTGATCATTTAGATAAAGAACTGATCCACCAGTTTCATCTGACGACAATATTTGAAAAACCTATGAGAACCCTGAGCGGTGGCACAAGGCAAAAAGTAAGTGCGGCAGTTGCTTTTTTATTCAATCCGGGTATTCTTATACTGGATGAACCGACTGCCGGCCTTGACCCGCTGGCTTCTGAGATCCTGAAAGAGAAAATTCTGAAGGAAAAAAGAAAAGGTAAACTGATATTGATCACATCACATATCCTGAGTGACTTGGAAGAACTGACCACACATATTATGTATATGCAGGATGGTAAAATGGAATTTGTAAAAGATATGCAAACACTACGTGAAGAGACCGGTGAGTTGAGACTGAGCAAGGCTATTGCAAAAATCATGAAAGGGGAAAGCCTGGGTACTACATGGATCGAAAAAATTCTGAATCCTGGAAAGTAA
- a CDS encoding ABC transporter permease, with amino-acid sequence MLKLSRYILYDILRNKIIIAYTLFLLVISISMFRMEENSSKAILSLMNIILIVLPLISLVFTTIHYYNSYEFIELMLSQPMSRTRILLSEYSGICISLLTSFFIGIGIPVLLYSPDATGIALLFTGSALTLVFTSLAFFASVISRDKAKGIGIALLLWFYFTLIYDGIVMLILFAFSDYPLEKFTLVLSALNPVDLGRIFIMLKMDVSALMGYTGALYKDFFGGGWGLLFTTGIMFLWVVLPLWVSVRYFKRKDL; translated from the coding sequence ATGCTAAAGCTATCACGATATATACTTTACGACATACTCCGCAATAAAATAATTATTGCTTACACATTATTCTTATTGGTGATTTCCATCAGTATGTTTCGTATGGAGGAAAACAGCAGTAAGGCGATACTCAGCCTGATGAATATAATACTTATCGTATTGCCGCTGATAAGTCTTGTGTTTACAACAATTCATTATTATAACTCTTACGAATTTATTGAGCTGATGTTGTCACAGCCCATGAGCCGCACAAGAATTTTGTTGAGTGAATACAGTGGCATTTGTATTTCACTGCTCACCTCTTTCTTTATTGGTATTGGTATACCGGTTTTATTGTATTCCCCGGATGCAACTGGCATTGCATTATTGTTCACGGGTTCTGCGCTAACACTGGTGTTCACCTCGCTGGCATTTTTTGCATCCGTTATTTCAAGAGATAAAGCAAAAGGCATTGGCATTGCATTATTACTCTGGTTTTATTTTACATTGATCTATGATGGAATTGTTATGCTGATATTATTTGCATTCAGTGATTATCCATTGGAAAAATTCACATTGGTATTATCGGCACTGAACCCGGTTGACCTGGGCCGCATCTTCATCATGCTGAAAATGGATGTAAGTGCATTAATGGGTTACACTGGTGCCTTGTACAAAGATTTCTTTGGTGGTGGCTGGGGTTTATTATTTACAACAGGCATCATGTTCCTCTGGGTGGTACTGCCGTTATGGGTTTCAGTCAGGTATTTTAAAAGGAAAGATTTATAG
- the ric gene encoding iron-sulfur cluster repair di-iron protein: MENINSLTLAQLVKTNHKAGIVFEKYHLDFCCKGKRTLEQACTEQQLPITEVVSELETVFSKGGSPAGPDFEKSELSVLCDYIVNTHHSYVKNEMPQIYAWLEKIASKHGERHPELYKIAEMFASVKEEMELHMKKEETILFPRIKELQKLAESDRPNLQISITYLQSPITIMEQEHDHAGTMLNEIRILSNNYTPPMDACTTYQLSFAALKAFEMDLHQHVHLENNILFPKSIGLFQKLQETVFN; this comes from the coding sequence ATGGAAAATATCAATTCGTTGACACTTGCTCAATTAGTAAAAACTAATCATAAAGCAGGGATTGTTTTTGAAAAATATCATTTAGATTTCTGTTGCAAAGGGAAACGTACTTTGGAGCAGGCATGTACAGAACAACAGTTGCCAATTACTGAAGTTGTATCCGAATTAGAAACTGTTTTTTCAAAGGGAGGTTCACCCGCTGGTCCTGATTTTGAAAAGAGCGAATTGTCTGTCCTTTGTGATTATATCGTCAACACCCATCATAGCTATGTAAAAAATGAAATGCCGCAGATCTATGCATGGCTTGAAAAAATTGCATCTAAGCATGGTGAAAGACACCCTGAGCTTTACAAGATAGCTGAAATGTTTGCATCAGTGAAAGAAGAAATGGAGTTGCATATGAAAAAAGAAGAAACGATTCTTTTTCCTAGAATAAAAGAGTTGCAAAAGCTGGCTGAATCAGATAGACCTAATCTTCAGATCAGTATTACTTATCTGCAATCGCCTATCACTATTATGGAACAGGAACATGATCACGCAGGCACTATGCTGAATGAAATACGGATACTCAGCAATAACTACACTCCCCCGATGGATGCATGCACTACTTACCAGTTAAGCTTTGCAGCATTAAAGGCATTTGAAATGGATCTGCACCAACATGTGCATTTGGAAAATAATATCCTATTTCCAAAATCAATTGGGCTATTTCAAAAATTACAGGAAACAGTATTTAATTAG
- a CDS encoding transporter codes for MKRKFIVIALLLLIGAQETKACEICGCGVGNYYIGILPQFKNRFIGLRYHYNHFNTRLQNDPSQYSKDYYQTVEIWSGWNIGKRFQLLTSVPFNFNHQESDEGISNLKGLGDVVVLMNYKLFDVNSKTSNGKNIYQQLWLGGGVKLPTGKFEIDPNSSDIASMANMQLGSGSTDILLNGMYNVRVSKFGITTQANYKISTTNDDNFRFGNKFSANSFVSYSMTAGKTTISPNMGLLFENTDASKSAAEKIDLTGGSLFQGAVGVEFGINKITFGINAQLPLAQNFAENQTEQKIKGMAHVSFSF; via the coding sequence ATGAAAAGAAAATTTATTGTCATAGCACTTTTATTATTAATAGGAGCCCAGGAAACCAAGGCGTGTGAAATATGCGGCTGCGGAGTTGGGAATTATTATATCGGTATTTTGCCACAGTTTAAAAACCGGTTTATCGGTTTACGTTATCATTACAATCATTTTAATACAAGATTACAAAACGATCCTTCCCAGTATAGTAAAGATTATTATCAGACAGTAGAAATCTGGAGTGGATGGAACATTGGCAAACGGTTTCAGTTGTTGACATCGGTTCCTTTTAATTTCAACCATCAAGAATCAGATGAAGGAATAAGCAACCTGAAAGGATTGGGTGATGTTGTTGTATTGATGAATTATAAACTGTTTGATGTAAATTCTAAGACAAGTAATGGGAAAAATATTTACCAGCAATTATGGCTTGGTGGTGGAGTTAAATTGCCTACCGGCAAATTTGAAATTGACCCCAATAGTTCCGATATCGCTTCTATGGCAAATATGCAGTTAGGCTCAGGCAGCACAGATATTTTGCTGAATGGAATGTATAATGTTAGGGTAAGCAAATTTGGAATTACTACCCAGGCAAATTATAAGATCAGTACTACCAATGATGATAACTTCAGGTTTGGTAATAAGTTTTCTGCCAACAGCTTTGTTTCTTATTCAATGACTGCCGGTAAAACAACGATCAGCCCCAATATGGGTTTATTATTTGAAAACACTGATGCGAGTAAATCAGCTGCAGAGAAAATTGATTTGACAGGTGGGTCGCTTTTCCAGGGTGCTGTTGGGGTTGAGTTCGGCATCAATAAAATCACATTTGGAATAAATGCACAATTACCATTAGCACAAAATTTTGCAGAAAATCAGACTGAGCAAAAAATTAAAGGCATGGCGCATGTAAGCTTTTCTTTTTGA